A genomic stretch from Arachis stenosperma cultivar V10309 chromosome 3, arast.V10309.gnm1.PFL2, whole genome shotgun sequence includes:
- the LOC130970535 gene encoding uncharacterized protein LOC130970535 isoform X1, with protein MKFDKTDALSIFSEIKKQHKHIKLKRRFLLAFPPTKSERRKLKKSEFFQKEFLSESLLREDDLFYDTVRARVESAFGVSDVGIDDDILLDDMHLINMPKVKLKRLILSVLDNLSTKGLYLLAKIVADGSVKCEKTRHNLKQTVKGSLSSALGSKRLNHRQLESRKQIFHLLSNPQQFRNRCEPFSVLKSESCYAAAVKVLRRLESFPSKTLIAMYNKLKGVKCTHQLQPCKHGWGRKKLIKLVNKTCREMFFQLDSKGDLQEPLAKAMAVADLSLKLTLGRDKIFAREFYQFPPDIKSLQTNIMNAIWSVKNEVTLPVLRNLQLLIEPEAKISNRSLRTAFVNLLTEFLFECVDMDSIPKSLSHIIAVIHKNSKITDNVVFSRKYIDKEVDYILGISAQTKQIVLDLLPDHGFDQDFKDAYGEELEESDDSDSGVDDDDHDKLNEDRIYSNYEAESIGDFAPVLFQSSTSIKEEDVSFCPSTTSGRFCGASPDREYIVNKPALHESGTDVVMRDSSCMSCEETEPTSTKQSIERNQYLAIQDACDKTSMLAYNLVGHLLKEFAIIEGLDIKANQRLYLSSDNPIEDVQETEHFSSRNTESLAVIQVVKELVPALPDSAMEKLKILMS; from the exons ATGAAGTTTGATAAAACCGACGCACTCTCAATTTTTTCTGAAATTAAGAAGCAACACAAGCATATTAAGCTTAAGAGGAG GTTTTTGTTGGCCTTTCCACCCACCAAATCTGAGAGAAGAAAATTGAAGAAGTCCGAATTTTTCCAAAAGGA GTTTTTGTCCGAGTCTTTACTCAGGGAAGATGAT TTATTTTATGATACAGTAAGAGCTCGTGTTGAAAGTGCCTTTGGAGTATCCGATGTCGGAATAGATGATGATATTCTTTTGGATGATATGCATTTGATTAACATGCCCAAAGTGAAACTGAAAAGGTTGATATTATCGGTCCTTGATAATTTGTCCACCAAGGGACTATACCTTCTTGCAAAGATTGTTGCGGATGGCTCAGTCAAGTGTGAGAAAACTCGTCACAATTTGAAGCAAACTGTCAAGGGTTCTCTCTCAAGTGCTCTTGGTAGCAAAAGGCTTAATCACCGTCAGCTGGAAAGTCGTAAACAGATTtttcatcttctcagcaatccACAGCAATTCCGAAATAGGTGTGAACCTTTTTCTGTGTTAAAATCTGAATCTTGTTATGCTGCTGCAGTGAAGGTACTGCGTCGGCTTGAGAGTTTTCCTTCTAAAACCTTGATTGCAATGTATAACAAACTTAAGGGAGTGAAATGCACACATCAGTTACAACCCTGTAAACACGGTTGGGGACGAAAAAAACTTATCAAGCTAGTGAACAAAACCTGTAGGGAGATGTTTTTTCAACTTGATAGTAAAGGTGATCTACAAGAGCCATTAGCCAAAGCCATGGCAGTAGCAGACTTATCCCTAAAACTGACACTTGGTCGGGACAAAATATTTGCAAGAGAATTTTACCAATTCCCACCTGATATAAAATCATTGCAGACTAATATAATGAATGCTATATGGTCTGTTAAAAATGAAGTTACATTACCAGTGCTAAGAAATTTACAGCTTCTGATAGAACCCGAGGCCAAAATATCAAATAGGAGCTTAAGGACAGCTTTTGTTAATCTTTTGACCGAGTTTCTATTTGAGTGTGTTGATATGGATAGCATCCCAAAGTCTCTATCACATATCATTGCTGTTATTCataagaattcaaagatcacaGACAATGTAGTATTCAGTAGGAAGTATATTGACAAAGAAGTTGACTACATACTAGGTATAAGTGCCCAGACAAAACAGATTGTTTTGGATTTGTTGCCTGACCATGGATTTGATCAAGACTTTAAAGATGCATATGGGgaggaattggaagaaagtgaTGATAGTGACAGTggtgttgatgatgatgatcatgatAAACTTAATGAGGATAGAATATATTCAAACTATGAAGCAGAAAGTATTGGGGATTTTGCACCAGTTTTGTTTCAATCCTCTACTTCCATTAAAGAGGAAGATGTTTCATTCTGTCCATCTACAACCAGTGGGAGGTTTTGTGGTGCTTCACCCGACAGAGAATATATTGTCAACAAACCTGCCTTACATGAATCAGGTACCGACGTAGTTATGAGAGACTCATCTTGCATGTCTTGTGAGGAAACAGAACCCACCTCCACTAAGCAAAGCATCGAGAGGAACCAATACCTAGCCATCCAAGATGCTTGTGATAAGACAAGTATGCTTGCATATAATCTTGTAGGTCATTTATTGAAGGAATTTGCCATAATTGAAGGCCTAGATATAAAAGCAAACCAGAGATTATACCTCAGCAGTGATAATCCAATTGAAGATGTCCAAG AAACGGAACATTTCTCATCTCGGAACACAGAAAGTTTAGCTGTCATTCAAGTAGTTAAAGAGCTGGTTCCAGCCCTTCCAGATAG TGCCATGGAAAAACTGAAGATATTGATGAGCTGA
- the LOC130970535 gene encoding uncharacterized protein LOC130970535 isoform X2 produces MHLINMPKVKLKRLILSVLDNLSTKGLYLLAKIVADGSVKCEKTRHNLKQTVKGSLSSALGSKRLNHRQLESRKQIFHLLSNPQQFRNRCEPFSVLKSESCYAAAVKVLRRLESFPSKTLIAMYNKLKGVKCTHQLQPCKHGWGRKKLIKLVNKTCREMFFQLDSKGDLQEPLAKAMAVADLSLKLTLGRDKIFAREFYQFPPDIKSLQTNIMNAIWSVKNEVTLPVLRNLQLLIEPEAKISNRSLRTAFVNLLTEFLFECVDMDSIPKSLSHIIAVIHKNSKITDNVVFSRKYIDKEVDYILGISAQTKQIVLDLLPDHGFDQDFKDAYGEELEESDDSDSGVDDDDHDKLNEDRIYSNYEAESIGDFAPVLFQSSTSIKEEDVSFCPSTTSGRFCGASPDREYIVNKPALHESGTDVVMRDSSCMSCEETEPTSTKQSIERNQYLAIQDACDKTSMLAYNLVGHLLKEFAIIEGLDIKANQRLYLSSDNPIEDVQETEHFSSRNTESLAVIQVVKELVPALPDSAMEKLKILMS; encoded by the exons ATGCATTTGATTAACATGCCCAAAGTGAAACTGAAAAGGTTGATATTATCGGTCCTTGATAATTTGTCCACCAAGGGACTATACCTTCTTGCAAAGATTGTTGCGGATGGCTCAGTCAAGTGTGAGAAAACTCGTCACAATTTGAAGCAAACTGTCAAGGGTTCTCTCTCAAGTGCTCTTGGTAGCAAAAGGCTTAATCACCGTCAGCTGGAAAGTCGTAAACAGATTtttcatcttctcagcaatccACAGCAATTCCGAAATAGGTGTGAACCTTTTTCTGTGTTAAAATCTGAATCTTGTTATGCTGCTGCAGTGAAGGTACTGCGTCGGCTTGAGAGTTTTCCTTCTAAAACCTTGATTGCAATGTATAACAAACTTAAGGGAGTGAAATGCACACATCAGTTACAACCCTGTAAACACGGTTGGGGACGAAAAAAACTTATCAAGCTAGTGAACAAAACCTGTAGGGAGATGTTTTTTCAACTTGATAGTAAAGGTGATCTACAAGAGCCATTAGCCAAAGCCATGGCAGTAGCAGACTTATCCCTAAAACTGACACTTGGTCGGGACAAAATATTTGCAAGAGAATTTTACCAATTCCCACCTGATATAAAATCATTGCAGACTAATATAATGAATGCTATATGGTCTGTTAAAAATGAAGTTACATTACCAGTGCTAAGAAATTTACAGCTTCTGATAGAACCCGAGGCCAAAATATCAAATAGGAGCTTAAGGACAGCTTTTGTTAATCTTTTGACCGAGTTTCTATTTGAGTGTGTTGATATGGATAGCATCCCAAAGTCTCTATCACATATCATTGCTGTTATTCataagaattcaaagatcacaGACAATGTAGTATTCAGTAGGAAGTATATTGACAAAGAAGTTGACTACATACTAGGTATAAGTGCCCAGACAAAACAGATTGTTTTGGATTTGTTGCCTGACCATGGATTTGATCAAGACTTTAAAGATGCATATGGGgaggaattggaagaaagtgaTGATAGTGACAGTggtgttgatgatgatgatcatgatAAACTTAATGAGGATAGAATATATTCAAACTATGAAGCAGAAAGTATTGGGGATTTTGCACCAGTTTTGTTTCAATCCTCTACTTCCATTAAAGAGGAAGATGTTTCATTCTGTCCATCTACAACCAGTGGGAGGTTTTGTGGTGCTTCACCCGACAGAGAATATATTGTCAACAAACCTGCCTTACATGAATCAGGTACCGACGTAGTTATGAGAGACTCATCTTGCATGTCTTGTGAGGAAACAGAACCCACCTCCACTAAGCAAAGCATCGAGAGGAACCAATACCTAGCCATCCAAGATGCTTGTGATAAGACAAGTATGCTTGCATATAATCTTGTAGGTCATTTATTGAAGGAATTTGCCATAATTGAAGGCCTAGATATAAAAGCAAACCAGAGATTATACCTCAGCAGTGATAATCCAATTGAAGATGTCCAAG AAACGGAACATTTCTCATCTCGGAACACAGAAAGTTTAGCTGTCATTCAAGTAGTTAAAGAGCTGGTTCCAGCCCTTCCAGATAG TGCCATGGAAAAACTGAAGATATTGATGAGCTGA